A stretch of DNA from Saccharospirillum mangrovi:
GCGCCGTCTGCTCACGCTGGTGTTGTTGGTGCTGGTGTTGGTATCGGCGTTTTCGGTGGTGGGCGTGACTTATCAAAGTCGCGTGCGCTACGCCCAGTTGGAGTCAATGCGTCAGCAGGGGCAATCGCTGGAAGAGCAGTGGGGCCGCTTACTGTTGGAAGAGAGTGCGTTTTCATCGCCAGCGCGGGTCGAGCGGCTGGCGCGTGAGCAATTAAAGATGACCGAACCCGGCAGTGACCAGGTGCGTTGGTTGGGCCGGGCACAAAACGAGCAAGAGGCAAGTCGTTAAATGTTGGCGAACTGGCGATTCTATTTCGTGCAAACCGTACTGGCGGCCCTGGTGGCGCTGGTGGTTTGGCGCGTCGTCAGTTTGCAGGTGCTTGATAAGGACTTTCTGATCGACCAGGGCACCTCGCGCTGGCAACGCATTGAAGTGGTGAACGCCCCGCGTGGCATGTTGACCGATCGCCACGGCGAGCCGGTGGCGGTGAGTACGCCGGTGGTATCGGTTTGGGCCGATCCGCGTGAACTGCGCGAAGAAGATTTACCCACGCTGGCTGAGGCGGCCGACGTGCCGGTGCGCACCCTGGCGGCCCGGCGTCAGCAACATCGGGCCTTTATGTACGTCAGCCGACATCTGTCGCCGGAAGCCGCCGAGCGCATTCTCGATTACGACATTGCTGGCGTGTACGGGCTGACCGAATACAAACGCTTCTACCCCGCCGGCGAAGTGGCGGCGCATGTCGTCGGCTTTACCGATGTCGATGACCAGGGCCAGGAAGGCGTTGAGCTGGCGTTCGAAAATCAGTTGCGATCCGAACCCGGCCGCAAAGAAGTGATTCGTGATTTGCTCGGCCGGGCAGTGCGTGATGTCGGTGAACTTCAGGCACCGGAACCGGGTCGCGATCTGAGTCTGACCATTGATCTGCGACTGCAATATCTGGCCTACCGCGAACTGAAAAAAGCCGTCACGCAATTTGGCGCGCGCGGCGGTTCGGCCGTAGTGATGGACGTGGCAACAGGCGACGTACTCGCCATGGTCAATCAACCCGGTTTTAACCCCAACGATCGCAGCCAGCTGTTGCCGGTCGCGACGCGCAACCGCGCCATGACCGACCAGTTCGAACCTGGCTCCGTTATGAAACCTTTAAGCATGGCGACCGCGCTGGACAGCGGTCAGTTTGTGCCAACTGATGTGATCGATACCTCGCCGGGCTATTTGCGTCTGGGCGAATACACCATTCGCG
This window harbors:
- a CDS encoding peptidoglycan D,D-transpeptidase FtsI family protein → MLANWRFYFVQTVLAALVALVVWRVVSLQVLDKDFLIDQGTSRWQRIEVVNAPRGMLTDRHGEPVAVSTPVVSVWADPRELREEDLPTLAEAADVPVRTLAARRQQHRAFMYVSRHLSPEAAERILDYDIAGVYGLTEYKRFYPAGEVAAHVVGFTDVDDQGQEGVELAFENQLRSEPGRKEVIRDLLGRAVRDVGELQAPEPGRDLSLTIDLRLQYLAYRELKKAVTQFGARGGSAVVMDVATGDVLAMVNQPGFNPNDRSQLLPVATRNRAMTDQFEPGSVMKPLSMATALDSGQFVPTDVIDTSPGYLRLGEYTIRDFRNYGRLDLTGIITKSSNVGMARVAMQLDGQQMWETFYGLGLGQTTGIGYPGEATGRLPNPLNWRPVEQGALSYGYGLAVTPLQLAQAYATLANDGRRVNARILLDTPVRPGEQVVSPEVAHEVLTMMETVVTPAGTGSRAALDWYSVAGKTGTVHKVGEQGYEDQKYISSFVGIAPAHDPQVVTVVVINEPPTDHYYGGEVPAPVFRGIMNQALPLLGIQPDRIPAQARLESGS
- the ftsL gene encoding cell division protein FtsL, which encodes MATPWPRRLLTLVLLVLVLVSAFSVVGVTYQSRVRYAQLESMRQQGQSLEEQWGRLLLEESAFSSPARVERLAREQLKMTEPGSDQVRWLGRAQNEQEASR